The Mobula hypostoma chromosome 9, sMobHyp1.1, whole genome shotgun sequence genomic sequence tacgatattttaagagactcctggatgggtatatggagcttagaaaaatagagggctatgggtaaccctaggtaatttcttaggCAAGGACGtgtttgacacagctttgtgagctgaagggcctgtattgttctgtaggttttctatgtttctaataaagtCAATTCGATTCAATTGGGGCAGCTCAAATTGAATTGAAGGTATCCTTAAATAAGTGGATAGTGAAGGTTGTACATTTTCCTTATTGATAGGGACTGAAGTAACCTTTAACCAGTTTAGTGACATTATGGTTCATTAAGTTTGCTGGTCACTTCATATTAATTACCTTGTGCAATCTTAATGATCAATTTTGTAGTTCCACTGCCTGTGAGCTTTGTTGGAATGTGGCAGATATTCCAAGAACAAAACTGAAGAGAAGTGAAACTGTTTAGACTGCTGTCATATTTTAAAATTGTTCTTCAGATTTTTGGCATGGGGTTCATAAGACAGATTTTTTGGATTTGGAAGAAAGGTCACCTACAAATTGTGGTGTACTTTGTAGCAGATGGGCAGTTTTTGTAATGGAGTTGGTCATACAACACAAATGTACATTTTGGTCTATTGTATCCATGCTGACCTTTGTCTGTCTGCACTAAGCACCACAATCTGGTTTGAGCAATGACAAAGTTCTattctacctgccttttccaaaaACTACCTCTAGAAAGTATGTTAGGCTTCACACCTTAAATTTCTTCCCCTGGCAGTTAATCTAATCGACCATTCTAACTAGCCCCTACACATTCTATTACCCTGTCACAGCACTGTAAGCAAGTCATTTTTATAATGGTGTTTACATTATAAAtgatatttatgcacatttttgtCTATACTTTAACCTTAACTTTATCTttatacaattttttttttttttttttttgcaggtcaTGCCCTGACCAGCACCACATTAAATTCCTAGTAAATTTGCATGTATATAGCAAATTTAATCCTTGCTCCTTATTTGGACTGCTTCACTCCTAAGTATCTGGTTAAGTGCCTCTTAAATGACCACCTATGTTGGTGACTTCCAATATCATCcagcccattttttaaaaaatggtttggATGATATTGGAAGGCACCaacatttatattaaaaaaaaagtttgcctCAGAAGCCCTTCAAAACTTGAgtcctttttttaaataaaccaTATACTTCTCTCAAAATCCTCTGCCTATGTGAATCTATTCACCAGGATGAGTGAGAAGAGTAAGCAATTTATCCTGCCTCTGACACAACTGCTGTGCTTGAGTTGATTCTGATCACATGGAAGCTGACCATTGTTTACAAATGGTCAGAATTGACAAAGGTGAAGTAATATCATGTGCTATCAATTAAGAGATAACATGTTGACTTGGAAACTAGTCATTTCTGTACAGCAAAAACAAGGGTAATGCAGAATCAAAACAAatcactggaaatactcagcaagttaggcagcatctgtggagaaggctTCATTTCAGTTGACCTTTCCCAGCATTGCTTGAAGTAGCAACCAGAATCGTATTGACTCGAGTTCTCAGTGCACTGGGGAGCACACAACATGTTCAAATAGTTTAAGGATCCTGCTACCTCACAACTAGTTTTTCCGACTGTGGAAAAATGTGAGTGTCCCACATTGGCTTAGCaatcacctcagaacccacaaaaccaGAGCAGGAACAAATAATCAGTAATATCTAGGGATAACAGTAGGAAAAGATCCATTTACACTAGGTTTGAAGCAAAGAAACTCCAAAGCTCTCCATGGCAACAGTGATCTTTGGACAACGTACTCATGCACTGAAGACCAACAGCCAATGACAGATACAAAACTCTCCAAATCCATGCTCCAACATTGGCAACTTCTCCCATCCCAACCTCCCTGGTATTGTGCTTCTAACTCCAGGAGGCTGGCTATTTTACTTGCTTGCCTGATGCATGCTTTAATTGACGAGAGATCCCAAATGGATTCTGAGGGCAGAGAAAGGAAGCAATAGTTCCCCATCTCCTGGGAACTAGTGACCTGCCACAGCTCAGTGGAAGAGGATTTGAGATGGCACACAAATGGGCAGTGCAGAGGCTAGCATGAGCCGTGTACCAGCTCCCAAACTACTCTCCCTCATCCAGTCCTGCCTGGGGGTAATATGAGCACCAGAGTGAAAATAAGTAACTCAGATCCACGAAAAGGGAGGGGATGGTTGGTTAGGTAACAGTACAATTAAGTGAAAATACTTGCCGTGTTAAATATTGAGATTTCCCCATCTTGGAGGTGAGCACAAAAAAAATATCTCGTTTAAATTCATGGAAATGATTTGTATGAGTTTGTTTAATTTTGTGcatagtgaacactccagccccCTTCCAATGGGtaagacagtggcagaatttgcTAGTGAAGTTGGCTTTATAAGCTTGTGGAAAATTCTAAGTGGATAAGGATGGTAATGGAAAAGTAAAGCATGTGCCTGCCATATGGGCCCAGATTTCTTTTTACTGGATGCAAGTTGTACCAGCTGTGTTCCAATGTCCAATGAAACATTTGTGCATACAGGTGATTTGGGTACTAAGCGGTACAATTGAGAAATATTAGTTTTATCTATGCATCAATTTGCCCAAAAACAAATTGTATAAAATGCTTCTCTAATATGGAACATTTTATTTTGCAAGAAAGATGATTGTTTCTCTGAACCATTAAACAGCCTCTAGGGCAGGGGTTTGCAGCCTGGCTCCACAGACCACcttttggtccatggcatagaaggggttggaaacccctgctcaaAGGCGTTGAAGCAAAATGGAGATTCAGTGGCCTCACGCATGCTAAAATGAGAATTAATATTGACAATGGGTATTTGTTTTAGTAATGAATTTTAAGGTAGTTGTACTTGTACAGAAAGAGGTTAATTGAAATGGAAAATCTGTGTTGCATTAATAAATCCCTTTTCCTTGTTAGCCGAGTGCTTAAACCGCCTGGTGGTGGCTCTAGCAACATATTCGGTGCCCCTGAACAACCAGCCAGCAAACCTCACAAGATGGCATCTAATATTTTTGGACCACCAGAAGAAATCTCTGTGCCAAAAAGATCCAATCCTCcaggtaaggaagacaaatggaaCTTTATTTCCACACTCTATCCTTCATGTCTAGCGCAgtactgctgctacagaacaaaCTTCATGACGTTTTGTCAGTGATACTGAGCCTGATTCTTGGTGTTTAGGAACAAGGGACGCTCCCTGGAGAGTGCAGCAGCACCCCAAGTGGACTTGTGAGCATCGTTGTTACTTAATCACACTGTTCTGCCTTGCATGTTCGGTACTAACCACTGAGGGTCAGTAAAATAATTGCAGATGTGTGTCTTAAAATATTCCCACTCCAGCTGAAAATTTGTTTGTAAATACTGAAGCTCATGCTGCTTTAACTTGGGATACTTGTCCCTTTCCACATTTCAGGATTTAAGAACCAGTTGTATTTGGCAGTGGAACATTTTGAACTCCTCAGTCCCCTTCATTTTGCCCTATCATAGAAATATAGGGCACCAAAAGGATACCATGTACTTCGACTTGTCTTTGGACTCCTTGGTGAAGACATTATTAATTACTTAAGTTATTTCCCACCTTTTTGACACAATGGATTCTAAATCATAAACTTGCTATTTTAATTTTATAACATCTCTAATAGTTCAtaacctctgccatcagattctgaaTTGTCTGTAAACCTTCGCAAGTCTCttgtactatttattttaatTGGATTTTTTTCATCTTActctctgctgccacaaaacaacaaatttgatgtACTGaaagttagtgataataaacccgattctgattataAACTAGACATTGATTTAACATCTTGCTAAATCTTTTTTAGGTGGAAAAGACAGTGGGATTTTCAGTGAACCCAGTCCTGTTCCTTCCCAGCAAAGCACCATTCCAGCTGGTGGGAGAAGTATTGATATCTTTGGAGAgccagctcctcccacttcagtTCGTACTCACCCAAACAAACCAAAGGTACATTTCATAAGCATGTTAACTTTCATTCAATGCTTGCTGGAAAGATTCAAAACATGTTTGTCAAATTTCAAATATTTGCTACAAATTGTGAAGTGACCTGAAAGTCAAATTTCAGTgcacagacaacaggaattctgcagatactggaaattcaagcaacatacatcaaagttgctggtgaacgcagcaggccaagcagcatctataggaagaggcgcagtcgacgtttcaggccgagacccttcgtcaggtcctgacgaagggtctcggcctgaaacgtcgactgcgcctcttcctatagatgctgcttggcctgctgcgttcaccagcaactttgatgtatgttgctttcagTGCACAGCATTGTTTAAACAATCACATTGCTGTGTGCTACTGAGtaatttaaaaattcattttcagTTAATTGTGGTTTTCATCACATAAAGCAGTATCAATAATACAACTTTTGAATAATGCAGGAGTCTGGGTGAAGTGAGTAGTGTACAGCAGGAATACTTCTCGTTGTTGCCTGGAGAGCCTGCAGCACGATAAATTGAACCTTGTCTTTCAATCAAAGAAGACCAGTTGAGCCTCAATATTTCTATTGATCAAATCTATAGTATTTTTAAATCAAGACTAAAATGATTTCTGTGAATAAACTGACTGAAGCTTCAGTTTTCTTTTAATACTCTTGTGCTACAATACCTTAATTTGATTTGTACATTTTTTTAAACAGGACACCAACATATTCTCTGCATAtgaagaaaatgaaatgaaaggtGAGACGTTGGCATGAATTTCACTTCGACAGCCCTTGGGGATTGTGGATGACCTGTTCCACTCTAGTCCTGCAGTTTCTGAGTCCTGTCTGCAAACTGCAGACTCCGTTTGGTGGGGCAGGTGTTacttggtgggggaaggggtagtTGGGATCTTGCACTACTCCTGTTCACATGAAGCCATGCGTGTTCCCTTGTGACGGTTGGAGTACTCTTGACTGCCCAGATGCTGCTGCTGTTTTGAGAATTGTGCACCAGGCATTTTTTCCAAGTTTGGAGGATGTTTAATTCCCGGAGTAGGATAGTGAAATGCAGGGCTGTGAAGGAggaaagtgttagattgatcgtggagtaggttaaaaggtcaacacaacaattgtgcaccaaagggcctgtactgtgctctaggGATCTGTTTTGAGTCTTTGAGGCCACTCTTCGAATGCAATGGCATGTTTAAATTACTGGACTAGTATCCAGAGCCCTGGGCTATTTAATATAGAGATGAGTGATTGAAATACAGAAGATAAGTAATTTAACTACAAGTTGATAAATCTGGAATTGAAGTTTAGTAGATTGTATGAAGAAGACTTGGGCCAgctgatggtgtagtggcatcagcactggacttcaagttcaaacccagccaggtTCCAACCTGGGCAACAGCAGCAACTGTGCAggagaaaggcctggcaatctacttccgtatcttgtcatggaaaccctatggaccctatgATCCATGAGGTCACAAAGAGTTGGACTAGACTTAACAATTGAAATGAAGCCGATTTTGTTATGAAACATCCATGATATAATGGAATAAGTAATCTTGTGGTTTGTCTTGAGTTAGTATATTTTACTACTGTCTGTAAGAAAGTGTTTAAGAGGTGGACAATAAATACCAGTGGGTATGCATAgtcatatatattttttaattagtCTTTCATCTACTCATCTTGCTTTGAGTTTAAATGGCAAGATTGATgggccagaatgtgtggcaacacgagcgggctgctcccagcacaccgCTGGATATGTTGTTTCTTaacacaaatggtgcatttcactgtttcaatgtacatgtgataaactgCTTATTTAATTCAAGATTTAAGTTTATGTATGGGGGAGAAAAATAATACTTGCGCTGTTGCTGCAGATCAAGGAGAacaagaaagtgaaaagaaggatgAAGAGAAACAAAAGGAGCCGACAGTGGATGATCACGAACCTCATCTGGGTCCACGCCCACGATCCCACAACAAGGTCACTCAGCCTCCTGGTGGTAAATCCACACTTTCATTGTTCTAGGGATTCTCCATGCCCAGTGAACCCACTCCAGCTTTCCAAAATTCTGTTTGGAACACAACGTTCCCTTATGTAGACTTAGTTGTGCCCAGAATATTTGCTGAACAGCATTTGATTTACATAGCATTTTCTTGTCTTTTCTCGTTCAAAGAGGTTTTTTTTCCCAAAGTAGCTGCTCATTTCATTTGAACCAGAATTTTCTGGCCTATTGTTTCTGACGTATTCTAAAACTTAAATTTGTACCTTCTGCAAACGTGGAAATTTGTTTGTATTAAAGTTGTTCTCCAGACAAGATATTGATAACTACTGTATGTTGAGCCTCAATGTTACAAGTCCTCTGCTAAggatcagttttttttaaactacctGTTTCTTTTAATGGCTACATTTATTGGGTTCTGTAATTGGTTACATGCTGATCAAATGCACTTTTTGCATGGATGTATAAATCGTATAACAATAGGCCTTTGTTCACCAAGATTGCAAGGCAGTGTGAAATCTGGATTGTTTCCTTTTCATAAGATTAATTGACGTTAACATTATAAGCAACTTGGTTGTCTCAACTGTCTTGAATACAGTTTAAATACCCCCTGCTAATGTGTGTAAACTGGAAGATTTAGTTCTGAAATATTTATTCCTGCAACATGTTGGACAGAATCTTTGTATACTTGGCCAAGCCATTTATAAACAGGTTTCTTTTGTTGAAGTATTTATAATTATACAGGATATTCTGAAATGACTATCACATCTATACGGAAGTTAATGATGTGCTGAAAGATTGTTACAGTGATCCTCTTTTCCAAACAGTCTTGATGGTACAAATGTATTAAATAGATGTTATTTCTCTTCCATCCAatactgtactcaatattttgtcaTGCTCCTATTAGTGCCATGGACTTCAGCTGCTGCAGAGTTTCGAATACTTTAATTCACTCAAGTTGTGTGCTCATGGTAGGTTAGTTATTGCTAATGAAAGagctgtttctttgtatttttaatACAGCCGTCTGTAAGGTGCAGATAACTGGATGGTAATGGCCAAGAATAAGAGTACCTCAATAAAAATTGTATTTTTCTTTTTGGTGTTTGTAAATCTgattctcaatttgtttttgggTTAGATGTAAATCCACAAACAGGGCATCTTTAAAAGTAAATTTGCTGACTTCCACTCCTAGATCTGCATAGGTGATGCATTTCCTTTACTTTCTATAGTGTAATTAAAGGTTAAGAACCAACATAACACATGTAACTTGACAATGTTTAGGGTCCAAGAGTAAAGTCTCTTTAGCTATTTTCCCTTGTCAATAATTGCCTGAAATGGCATCTTAAAAGTAATGCACATACAAAACTTAATTCCAGGGGGGAAAGATTTAGAAATAAGTTATACCTTCTGAGTTCCTTGAGCAATGTAGTTTGGTGTGCAACATCTGCAGTTGGTTGTgctacagggattggtgctgtaaTTCTACTCTCCATCTGAAGTAAATTTGTATGAATTGCAGGCCCTAAACCTGGCAGTTAGATTTACTAGTGCCACAGAGCAAGTTGTGACATGAACACCAGGCATACGGAGTATAATGTGGGGGGAAAGGTAAAGCTGTTCTTTTGGTTGTGGGAGAGTGCGCTGAGGTTGGAGCTTGGAGCTTGGAGCTGCTGAAGGTTTGGTGTCACCTTCGTGCACAAGGAAGGCTTGAGTACAGAGGATTTGAGTATGCTATTGGTAGGGCAATGGAATACAAAACTAAAGATTGTCTCAATTGTGTTGGTCTTGATGTAGAGTATCTCTTAGTGTATTTTTTTTGCTGTATCTTGAGTCTCAAGTAGATGAGATGATACAATAGACATACCTCAATTGGGTGCTAATAGAAACTTGGGATCTGTCCTTCTATTGAGCTGAGGTATTGAGTAAGAAGTGATTGAGGTCCTGCGGAAGTCATTTGTTGCTCAAAAGCATTTTTCTTTTACCCCAGTATGTGATCAACATCAAAACAGGAAACAAAAGCCTATAAGCATTTTAGAAATTTCTTCAAAAACTTTAAGCAAGGGAGCTCCAGCTCATTAAAAGTATGATGCTTATTGACAGCAATTATAGTTGATCAGCCAAACACCATCCCTGAATATTAATAAAATGTTCCTGAATTAGTAGGTTTGGAAATGAGAACCTAATATATTGGGAGAGTTTGTCACTGAGACTCTGCTTGCTAGAGCTTAGAAGAAAGAGCTGGTTGGGggaaatctctttgaaacctattgtgggtgagtctaagaccggaggcCAGCCTCAGACTCAAAGGCTGTCCTTTTAGAGCAGGTGAGAAGGAAGTTATTTAgctggagagtagtgaatctctgAAAGGTATTGGCAAAGACAGCTGTGCATGttaagtcattgggcatatttaaagtggaggttgatgggtttctgattagtgagggtgtgaaaggttacagggagaaagcaggagagtggggttgagagggaaaatcagTCTTGATGGAAtgccctaattttgctcctattttATGGTCTTGTCTCTCTATAACCTTTTACCCAGGGGGTAGATGTAATGGAGGTGGAGATTGGAATGAATGCTGATGAACACGCAAGTCTGGTCATAGCTTATCCTGGATACATAAACAGAAATTCAATCTGGATCTGACTGGAGCCAGAAAGTAAGCTGGATAAGAAGGTAAATgtaaaccatgacctctggtcatATTTAGCTGGGTTGGCAGGAAATATGATTCCTAGACACAGTCCTGCTTGTGAGGGCTAGTATCAAATTTCCATTTTGCTAGTTTAAAAGGTTTTGTGGCTTATTGAGTGTAAGATCTTGGAATAGAAGATTGCTTATGGAAGCACTTAAACAAATAGGAAATAGTAAGATTCCAATACCAATAAAGCCAATATTGCAAGCAGTCACCCTGCTTTACACCTTTAGAGCTGCGAGTATAATACAGCTTTGCTATCTGGGCAGTacagattgtggcagagttggcTGATTTATACATTAGTGTAAACTGGGAAAGACTGTACAGGAAGTACAGTAAATGAAGTTTAAACTAGATTAGCTGTTAGAGTAGGTAGAGGTCATGGCCCATGATTGATCTCATCAAATATACCAGCTTCCAATTAATGTGAGTGATGCATACAACCAGTGCTTACCATGATGTATGCTTCAGTGGTAGGAGCATTGCAAGGGACTAGGCACCAGATGGCTTAAATCCAACTTTCACTTTTCCAAGAAAAAAAACTTTGCAGCATCAAgaagtgatggagagagaaaatTGAGTTTCGTAAGATGTAAGAAGTATATCAGCTGGCCATCCAGagatttttttcttcatttctgtGAGGGGAATTAGTCAtgtattggtttattgtcactccactctttaagaaaggaggaaggcagcagaaaggaaagtatagaccagttagcttgaccttagtggttgggaagatgttggagccaattagtaaggatgaggttatggagtacttagtgagataggacaaagtcagcatagcttccgtaagggaaaatcttgcctgatgaacctgttggaattctttgaggagattacaagtaggatagataaagggaatgcagtggatgttgtacatttggacttttagaaggcctttgacaaggtgccaaacctGAGGTTGCTTATCaagttacaagcccatggtattacaggaaagttactaacatggttagagcagcctcgatgggccaagtggcctaatcctGCTGTTATGGCTTaaggtcttcagactcctgtacctcctgcctgatgactgCGTTGAGAAGACCTAGCCTGGATGGTGAGTGCCCCTGATGGGTATCCCCTTCCTGAAATATTGCTTCTTGtggatgttcttgatggtggggagatctGTACCCATGACAGAAGTGGCTGAGAGCGCTACCCTCTGTAAcctcttgcattcctgtgcattggatTTTCTGTAGCATCAGGCCATGATGCTtaccactgtacatctgtaaaagGCTGTCAGGGTCTTTGataacatatcaaatctccttaaacttctcagaaagtagagacaacGCACTTTCGTCATGATTGCCCCAGGTTACATCCACCAAGATGGATGGAGTTGAATTTGAAGGGATTTCTCTAAGAGATTCTTCATGTTCCACCATCCACAGCCTTTGTTGTGACAGCATGGGGTCGGGGGATGAAATCTGGTCCATCTCCTGGAATATAGATTTGCTAAGAAGCTTTGGAAATGTATGCAGTGGCCATTAGCAAGGTTCATCTTACATAGTGGTGCGAATTCAGGACTCTGTGTTCTCTGTTCTGTACTCTTGCCACATCCGCACACTGAGGTCAACATCAAATGCCCTCTGATGAACTCAATGAAGAAAACACTTTGTCTTTCTTCCAGTGTCCACAGTGTGAGGTTGTAGGGACAGCTTATTCgggtgtggatcagaaataacatctcctcccggctaccaatcaacattggcacacctcaaggatgcatacttagcccactgctctactctgtctaaccCCACggctatgtggctaggcacagctcaaacgccatctgtaaatttgccaatgacacaactattgttggcagaatttcagatggtgatgacgaGGCGTactggagtgagacagatcagctggttgagtggtgtcacaacaactttgcactcaacaagAAGTCCAAGGAACAGACtggccttcaggaaggggaagttgagggaacacaccctggttctcatcgagggatcagaagtggaaagagtgaacagtttcaagtttctgggtgtcgacatctccgaggatctatcctgggtccaacatactgttgcaattacaaagaaggcacttcAGTGGCtgcatttcattgggagtttgaggaaactCAGTATGTCACATTTGTTTCTGTGCTTCAAGAGATACCAATAATTGTCCACTATTTCAATGAGAAACAAAAAGCAGCCATGAAAATGATTGCTTTCTCAGCTAAAGACAACATGGTCTCCAAGATAAGGACATATCAGCACACCACAAACTATAGGAAGCCCATTAACAAAATGAGGGTAGAAATGATGGATTCTGAAGctgaattttattatcaaactaaTATATATTGACAATTCTATAATTTCAGTGTAATATTGACTTACAACCATCATCACAGATTGACCAAACCACTTATAAAACCAGTCCAAGTAATAGTGTTTATCTTGTGTAAAATCTAGAACACTCTTGAATTAGAAAAATATATCCAAACACATAaccacacagttctctctcactcgcATAAAACTATGTTTCTCTTAAATCACCATATAATCACTAAAAGCAAATATACTTTAACGTAGTGCCTAAGATTAAGGCTATGTCATGGCATGACATTGCACATTTACCTGACAAGTCCTTATGGATTGTAAAACATTCCCTTTTGCAAATCTATGTGCATCAATCCCAAGAGTGAGTTCAAAACAGAGGAACAGAAACTCTAAGCTTCTTTTATTCCTTGAGAATGATCAAAAAGACTATCTGTAATCTTACAGCAAAAAACCTTGTATCTGCAGCAATTGCAACAAATAAATTACCCGTAAGAGTCAAACTtgtgagggacatttaagaaacacttggattgaaaaaaaattggaggactatgtgggagggaggagttAGAATAATTTAACCtttgttaaaaggttggcacaacatcttgggccatAGGAGCATATAATCTATGTTCAGTTAAAAAATGTTGATTTCGATATGACGTGACAATTGATTATACTGGGAGAATCACACTTCAATAAAAGAAAAGAAACCAGTTAATCTGCAGAATTGTCCAGTTTCTCTCTCAAACCAAAACAGCTAAATCATTCTTCAGTTGTCATTGTCTCTGTCTGTTAACAGAGGAGATGTCTCTGATGCTGTTTGGTTTTCCCCTTTTGTAGCCTCACGTTGCTTGGTGGTTTTGTTCAATGTGTTGCCCTGAAAGGAAAGATAGAAGGAAATATCAATATTAACTGACAGCTGTTGATAGAGGAAGACTTATGTGATCCAGGAGAGGGAACAGAGATTGTATTTCTATAAAACACCCCATATCGCCCCATATTGTAGATGTAAGACTGGCAGTACATATGCCAGCAACTGCCTTCTGGGAAATCACCTGTGGACTTGCTACCAAAGAGTCGAAATCTCCAAGGTTATAGGTAAGAGTAGGTGTGAATTAAACACAACTGAAATCACTTCGATTATAGCGAATACTAAAAGTTAttgcaaaagaaaaacaagatGTGCTGATCATCGTGAGAAGTCATTCCTTGGTGATGCAGCGTGAGGTTTAAAAAGAACTCAGGTGCTTAGAAGATTTTTCGGTGGGCTGCAATCATAACGATCTATTAGACACTCAGCAGGGACCAATAAGGAAAAGTGAGTTGTAACAGGAGCGGCAattgtgtgagtggacagtgttaagagcgatcaggcttgggcaagggcagattttggaaaacaCAGGCAGAGATTCTAAGTAAATTGTAAGTTTCTTTTCTTTGCTAGTACATAGCTAATCcgctgagaatgggtccagagttagtggtatCTTCCTTATGCGAGATAGGGGAAATTTGGGAGATCTCCAGTTTCCATGATAATGATATCTGCACAAAGTGCATTGAGCTACAGCTCCTTGGAGTCTGTgtaagggaactggagctgcagctggatgaccttcagctcatacaggaaaatgaggaggtgatagataggagctacagggaggtagtcacccctaagttgcagaagGCAGGTGCCTGGGTGACTTGTCAAGATATGGAaatgaaatgggcagccagtattcattggaatttagaagaacaaggagtgacctaattgaaagctatcaaaAGCTGgaagtgtcatggtctggtctgtggactccagactctgggtcttccggctgtcccttgtttcagttgggcttaatcataggcacctgatgcttgtcttggggctgggaatataagtggccctgggttcgagtgtggtggctggtttgtcttgtcagtatcccgtCCTCATTTCTGTGGGGTTAGTCAGGCcatctttgccattaccctgcggttggatctatcccttcctgtccttgcctccattgggtaagccaggctgtctttgctgttaccctgaggctggactgttcccttcccttccccttccttctggagccttgcctgcaatcTGTGTCtagagccttgcctgcaaccttgtcaaattCAACCACCGGATTGAGACCGGAGTCTtgccgtgtcaagataaggaactgtctatcgttgagttggaactgtctctgtgtccatgccttcgctaggtaggtcaggccatttgccgctacctagtgttgagaactgtctctgtgtccacgccttcgctagataggtctggctgtttgccactacctactgttgggaactgtctcgtcgtgttcagcattctgtgtatgagcccCGGCcatacgtcctgttcccaaggaggggtcccggctctgtattccatgttcctgt encodes the following:
- the jpt2 gene encoding jupiter microtubule associated homolog 2, translating into MTSTNTFQGLENRPNSSRVLKPPGGGSSNIFGAPEQPASKPHKMASNIFGPPEEISVPKRSNPPGGKDSGIFSEPSPVPSQQSTIPAGGRSIDIFGEPAPPTSVRTHPNKPKDTNIFSAYEENEMKDQGEQESEKKDEEKQKEPTVDDHEPHLGPRPRSHNKVTQPPGGKSTLSLF